One stretch of Enterobacter sp. RHBSTW-00994 DNA includes these proteins:
- a CDS encoding ABC transporter permease, with protein sequence MSKALSVNATVSGRQQIFDFLYKWGMLLTVVALIAVFGAASDNFLDPNNIINILRSIAIVTVIAIGVSISLTIGGFDLSVGSTASLANALVISLFVWHGFGATESILITLALCTLVGLFNAFLIVILRIPDMLATLASLFVIQGVAMTYSYGGSITENMVLPSGDMAEGTIPAAFSALGQVPTIVIIMLVVTILAQLGLSLTTHGRRMYAIGGNPEAARLSGIRTTRYKVAAYVIASLLAGLGGILLASRIGSSQVNAGGGYLMDAVAAAWIGFSLAGSGKPNALGTLVGAVILGVLSNGLVMLSVPYYAMDIIKGLVLAVALAITYIQKH encoded by the coding sequence GTGAGCAAGGCCCTTTCAGTGAATGCGACGGTGTCGGGCCGTCAGCAAATTTTCGATTTTCTCTACAAATGGGGCATGTTGCTGACCGTTGTGGCGCTGATCGCCGTGTTTGGCGCGGCATCAGATAACTTCCTCGATCCGAACAATATTATCAATATTCTGCGCTCGATCGCCATTGTAACGGTGATTGCCATTGGTGTGTCGATTTCCCTGACCATAGGCGGGTTCGACCTTTCTGTTGGATCAACCGCATCGCTTGCCAATGCGCTGGTGATTTCATTATTTGTCTGGCACGGCTTTGGTGCGACGGAGTCGATTCTGATTACGCTCGCACTCTGTACGCTGGTCGGTCTGTTCAATGCGTTTCTGATTGTGATCCTGCGAATTCCGGACATGCTGGCCACCCTGGCCAGCCTGTTTGTGATTCAGGGAGTGGCAATGACCTACAGCTATGGCGGATCGATTACGGAGAACATGGTGCTGCCGAGCGGTGACATGGCCGAAGGGACGATCCCGGCCGCCTTCAGTGCGCTGGGCCAGGTTCCGACCATTGTGATTATCATGCTGGTGGTCACCATTCTGGCGCAACTGGGCTTGTCGCTGACCACTCACGGGCGTCGTATGTACGCGATTGGCGGGAATCCTGAAGCGGCACGTTTATCCGGCATTCGTACCACGCGTTATAAAGTGGCGGCGTATGTGATCGCTTCTCTTCTGGCGGGATTAGGTGGCATTTTGCTGGCCTCGCGTATCGGCTCTTCGCAGGTGAATGCGGGTGGCGGATATCTGATGGATGCGGTCGCGGCGGCGTGGATAGGTTTTTCGCTGGCAGGTTCGGGCAAGCCTAACGCGCTGGGTACGCTGGTAGGGGCGGTGATCCTCGGCGTGCTCTCTAACGGCCTGGTGATGCTTTCCGTACCGTATTACGCCATGGACATTATAAAAGGGCTGGTGCTCGCAGTGGCGCTGGCGATTACTTACATACAAAAACATTAG
- a CDS encoding sugar ABC transporter substrate-binding protein: MKKIALSLVALGLLTSLPGFAATPAPVPAAIANHDGPIRIAVIRNLGSDDNTTQFVAGAIQEGKKLGFKVSTFLSNGDDAKFQDFVNQAISQKYDGIILSQGRDPYATALVKKAVDAGIKVSVFDTAVNGDIPGVTVTQQDDASLTNLSFGQLAKDFNGKANIVKLWVAGFPPMERRQAAYQALQKQYPDIKELESIGAVSSDVQGDTANKVGAILAKYPKGKIDAIWGTWDAFSQGAYKALKENGRTEIKLYSIDISNQDLQLMREQGSPWKVSVAVDPKLIGATNVRLIANKIAGEATPATYDFKAAAIPQALLTAQPGAVNVASLGKIIPGWGQTEDFIAPWFATLETKNK; the protein is encoded by the coding sequence ATGAAAAAAATCGCACTCTCTTTAGTGGCGCTGGGGTTACTGACTTCTCTGCCAGGTTTTGCGGCGACACCTGCGCCGGTTCCGGCAGCGATTGCTAATCACGACGGTCCGATCCGCATTGCGGTGATCCGTAACCTCGGTTCAGACGACAACACCACCCAGTTTGTCGCAGGCGCGATTCAGGAAGGAAAGAAACTCGGTTTTAAAGTCAGCACCTTTTTAAGCAACGGTGACGATGCCAAATTCCAGGATTTCGTCAACCAGGCGATCAGCCAGAAATACGACGGGATTATCCTCTCTCAGGGGCGTGATCCGTATGCCACCGCACTGGTGAAAAAAGCCGTGGATGCCGGGATCAAAGTGTCGGTGTTTGATACGGCGGTAAACGGTGATATTCCGGGCGTAACCGTTACTCAGCAAGATGATGCGTCTCTCACCAACCTTTCCTTCGGTCAACTGGCGAAAGATTTCAACGGTAAAGCCAATATCGTCAAGCTCTGGGTTGCGGGCTTCCCGCCGATGGAGCGTCGCCAGGCTGCGTACCAGGCGCTGCAAAAACAGTACCCGGACATCAAAGAGCTGGAGTCCATTGGCGCTGTCTCTTCTGACGTGCAGGGCGATACCGCGAACAAAGTGGGCGCTATTCTGGCGAAGTACCCGAAAGGAAAAATCGATGCGATCTGGGGAACCTGGGATGCGTTTAGTCAGGGAGCGTATAAGGCGCTGAAAGAGAACGGTCGTACTGAAATCAAACTCTACAGCATTGATATCTCCAACCAGGATCTGCAACTGATGCGTGAGCAGGGCAGCCCGTGGAAAGTGAGCGTGGCCGTCGATCCAAAACTGATTGGCGCAACTAATGTGCGTCTGATTGCAAACAAGATTGCCGGGGAAGCGACACCTGCGACCTATGATTTCAAAGCTGCGGCTATTCCGCAGGCGCTGCTGACTGCGCAACCGGGCGCGGTGAACGTGGCGTCACTGGGCAAAATTATCCCTGGCTGGGGCCAGACTGAAGACTTTATCGCCCCGTGGTTTGCCACTCTGGAAACGAAAAATAAATGA
- a CDS encoding LVIVD repeat-containing protein: MSGLPTPEYSRNMRLIGHSDQGGRPDGVQLMVHRGFAYIGHMVSQGFSIVDVRDPKNPKAAGYVPAPPGTWNVHLQAHDDLLLVINARDLFADARFADEKVYYTRQVGETVSDVRDKGWSAGLRIFDISTPDKPREISFLSLNGIGIHRIWYVGGRWAYVSALLDGFTDYIFLTIDLADPHKPEVAGRWWLPGMNQAEGEQPCWPEGKRYALHHAIIAGDTAYGSWRDGGLTLLDVKDRTQPKLISHRNWSPPFGGGTHTALPLPDRDLLVVLDEAVLDNQEDGEKLIWVFDIREPSNPVSISTFPQPDERDYVAKGAHFGPHNLHENRPGSFISSTLIFATYQNAGVRAYDISNPYRPVETGALVPAAPEKMMDTRPNRPQVIQSCDVFVDAQGIIYSTDYNGGLSVIEYLG; this comes from the coding sequence ATGAGTGGATTACCCACGCCTGAATACAGCCGCAATATGCGGCTGATTGGTCATAGCGACCAGGGCGGTCGCCCGGACGGCGTACAGTTGATGGTGCATCGCGGCTTTGCGTATATCGGCCATATGGTGTCGCAGGGTTTTTCGATTGTGGATGTTCGCGACCCGAAAAATCCGAAGGCGGCAGGATATGTTCCTGCCCCACCGGGGACATGGAATGTGCATCTCCAGGCGCATGACGATCTGCTGCTGGTGATTAACGCCCGTGACCTGTTTGCCGATGCCCGCTTTGCCGATGAGAAGGTCTATTACACCCGACAGGTCGGTGAAACGGTCAGCGATGTGCGGGACAAAGGCTGGAGTGCAGGGCTGCGCATTTTCGATATTTCTACCCCGGATAAGCCGCGCGAAATCAGCTTCCTGTCATTGAACGGGATTGGTATCCACCGGATCTGGTATGTGGGCGGGCGTTGGGCATACGTCTCGGCACTGCTCGACGGATTTACGGATTATATCTTCCTGACCATCGATCTTGCCGATCCACATAAACCCGAAGTGGCGGGGCGCTGGTGGCTACCAGGGATGAACCAGGCCGAAGGGGAACAGCCATGCTGGCCGGAAGGTAAACGTTATGCGCTTCACCATGCAATCATCGCGGGTGACACCGCCTATGGAAGCTGGCGTGATGGCGGACTGACGCTGCTGGACGTGAAAGATCGTACACAACCTAAACTGATCAGCCATCGTAACTGGAGCCCGCCATTTGGTGGGGGCACGCATACTGCGTTGCCGCTACCGGACCGCGATCTGCTGGTGGTGCTGGACGAGGCGGTGCTCGATAACCAGGAGGATGGCGAGAAGCTGATCTGGGTGTTTGATATTCGTGAGCCGTCGAATCCGGTGAGCATTTCCACCTTCCCGCAGCCGGATGAAAGGGATTATGTGGCGAAAGGGGCGCACTTTGGTCCGCATAACCTGCATGAAAATCGGCCTGGCAGTTTCATCAGTTCAACGCTGATTTTTGCCACTTACCAGAACGCCGGTGTGCGTGCATACGACATTTCCAATCCGTATCGGCCCGTCGAAACGGGGGCGTTAGTCCCTGCAGCACCGGAAAAAATGATGGATACACGTCCAAATCGCCCTCAGGTGATCCAGTCATGTGATGTGTTTGTGGATGCGCAGGGAATAATCTACAGCACGGATTACAACGGTGGACTGTCGGTGATTGAGTATTTGGGGTGA
- the mtnK gene encoding S-methyl-5-thioribose kinase: MSQYRTFTAQDAVEYAKQFGGLDNPSSLVEAQEVGDGNLNLVFKIFDAEGVSRIVVKQALPYVRCVGESWPLTLDRARLEAQTLVEHYQHSPQHTVKIHHFDPELAVMVMEDLSSHKIWRGELVQGIYYPQAARQLGEYLAHTLFHTSDFYLHPHDKKAQVAKFINPEMCEITEDLFFNDPYQIHERNNYPAALEHDVAALRDDAQLKIAVAALKHRFFSQAEALLHGDIHSGSIFVADGSLKAIDAEFGYYGPIGFDIGTAIGNLLLNFCGLPGHLGIRDAAAAREQRLSDIQELWNTFAERFQTLASEKTRDAALNVPGYASTFLKKVWQDAIGFCGTELIRRSVGLSHVADIDTIQDEAMRHECLRHAITLGKALIVIAERIDSAEELVARIRQYS, encoded by the coding sequence ATGTCGCAATACCGTACCTTTACCGCCCAGGATGCAGTGGAGTATGCAAAGCAGTTTGGCGGACTCGATAACCCATCATCGCTGGTAGAGGCGCAGGAAGTTGGCGACGGCAACCTCAATCTGGTCTTTAAAATTTTCGACGCCGAGGGAGTAAGCCGCATCGTCGTCAAGCAGGCCCTGCCCTATGTTCGCTGCGTAGGTGAATCCTGGCCACTCACGCTGGATCGCGCCCGTCTGGAGGCGCAGACACTGGTGGAACACTATCAACATAGCCCGCAGCACACCGTTAAAATCCATCATTTCGACCCGGAGCTGGCGGTGATGGTGATGGAAGATCTCTCCAGCCATAAAATCTGGCGCGGTGAGCTGGTTCAAGGCATTTACTACCCGCAGGCCGCTCGCCAGTTAGGGGAATATCTTGCTCACACGCTGTTCCACACCAGCGACTTTTATCTGCATCCGCATGATAAAAAAGCGCAGGTGGCAAAATTCATTAACCCCGAAATGTGTGAGATCACCGAAGATCTGTTCTTCAACGATCCCTACCAGATCCACGAACGTAATAACTATCCTGCGGCACTGGAACACGACGTTGCCGCCCTGCGCGACGACGCTCAACTGAAAATTGCCGTCGCTGCCCTTAAACACCGCTTCTTCTCTCAGGCTGAAGCATTGCTTCACGGCGATATTCACAGCGGTTCGATTTTTGTCGCTGACGGTAGCCTGAAAGCGATTGACGCCGAATTTGGCTATTACGGCCCGATTGGCTTTGACATCGGTACAGCAATTGGCAACCTGCTGCTGAACTTCTGTGGCCTGCCGGGGCATCTGGGTATTCGCGATGCCGCGGCTGCCCGCGAACAGCGTCTGAGCGATATTCAGGAACTGTGGAACACCTTCGCTGAACGCTTCCAGACACTGGCGAGCGAGAAAACGCGTGATGCCGCCCTGAACGTACCGGGTTATGCCTCCACGTTCCTGAAAAAGGTCTGGCAGGATGCGATTGGCTTCTGCGGTACAGAGCTGATTCGACGCAGTGTCGGCCTGTCTCACGTGGCCGACATTGACACCATTCAGGATGAAGCCATGCGCCACGAATGCCTGCGCCACGCGATTACACTCGGTAAGGCACTGATTGTGATTGCCGAGCGAATCGATAGCGCAGAAGAGCTGGTGGCGCGGATACGTCAGTACAGTTGA